AATTAGTGATTCAACTAAAAATTATTAATAAATCAATGACTAAGCTAAAACCTAAAAAAAACATGACAAATAAGCAAAATTGACTAAAATCATGGAAAACATGACAAATAAACAAAATCAAAATAATTATATATCTAATTACATATTTTATAGTTATATTATTTAAATTAATAAATTATGGACTCAACCAAAAACTATTAATAAATTAATGACTCAGCTTAAACATAATTAAAATATGACAAATAAGTAAAATTACCTAAAATCATGGAAATCATGACAAATAAGCTAAATCACTTCATCAATAATTTGTTTTTAATTATATATAAAATTTATTATGGATATTTTTTTAAATTAATAAATTAGTGATTCAGCTAATAATTATTAACAAATCAATGACTAAGCTAAAACCTAATAAAAACATGACAAATAAGCAAAATTGACTAAAATCATAGAAAACATGACAAATAAACAAAATCAAAATAATTATATATCTAATTACATATTTTATATTTATATAATTTAAATTAATAAATTATGGACTCAACCAAAAATTATTAATAAATTAATGACTCAGCTTAAACATAATTAAAACATGACAAATAAGTAAAATTACCTAAAATCATGGAAATCATGACTAATAAGCTAAATCACTTCATAAATAATTCGTTTTTAATTATATATAAAATTCATTAAGGATATTTTTAAAATTAATAAATTAATGATTCAGTTAAAAATTATTAATAAATCAATGATTAAGCTAAAACCTAATAAAAACATGACAAATAAGAAAAATTTGACTAAAATTATGGAAAACATGACAAATAAACAAAATCAAAATAATTATATATCTAATTACATATTTTATAGTTATATTATTTAAATTAATAAATTATGGACTCAACCAAAAACTATTAATAAATTAATGACTCAAGAAAATAAGAATTTTAATATAACATATAGATTTAAATATTATTAAATCAAAATTCGTTTTTAATTATATATAAAATTAATTACGAATATTTCTTTAAATTAATAAATTATTGATTCAGATAAAAATTATTAATAAATCAATGACTACTCTAAAACCTAATAAAAACATAAAAAATAAGCAAAATTGACTAAAATCATGGAAAACATGACAAATAAAAAAAATCAAAATAATTATATATCTAATTACATATTTTATAGTTATATTATTTAAAAATAAATTATGGACTCAACTAAAAACTATTAATAAATTAATGACTCGGCTTAAACCTGACTAAAACATGACAAATAAGTAAAATTACCTAAAATCATGGAAATCATGACAATTAGTTATTATTTATATCATATCAAATAAATTATTTATATATAGAAACCGGTAAATAAATTTATAAATTATCAAATAAATTATCTTATATATCAAATAAATTAAAAACAAATAATTTATTAATTATCATATATAATTAATTTATCCATACCAATAATTAATAAATAATATGAATAAATATATGAATATTAATTATATGAATATTAAATAATTATTAATTAATAATTTATTAATTTATTTGATTGTCACGAATTCCATGATTTTATATATCTAAATTAATAAATTGAATATTTAAGTTAAAAACAAATAAGAATATGAAAAATAAACAAAAATTTGCTAAAATCATGGTGAATATGACAAATCAGCAAAATCACTTTATAGAAATAGAATTTCTAAATAGTTATATTATTCAAATTAATTTATTTAAATATTTAAGTTAAAAACTAATTAGAATATGACAAATAAACAAAAATTAGCTAAAATTATGGAAACTGAGACAAGTAAGCAAAATCACTTCATAAATAATAGTATAGATATTTTATGATAAAGATAAAAAATTATATATAATTAACTAATAAATAAAAATGTTATGAAATTTACATATATATACACGTGTGTGTGTGTTAGATTATGGGATATATTTTTCTAAAAAAAACCAAAATGATTCGTTTCCTATTCTGATTTTTTCTAGCTGTAATAGCATAGTTATGATAACACCGTTTTTTTAATATTTATGATTTGATATATTCAAATGAATACTAGTTAAATATTTACGTTTGTTTCTATTAGAATTATGAATGTTCAAAATTTTTTGGATCAATTCGAATAACAAAATAAATTAAATTTCGTCTATGTTTTGTATATCCTTTACTTAATAAGTACCGTGTTGTGTTGGTCGAAGAAGATTGATAGTTAAAAAAAGGTGGAATATCTGTGAGTGATTGAGAAGAGACACGTGATTTACTGACATCATTTAACGTTAGCTGTCTCATTAAGGACATACGTGTGCACATCAACTTCCACCTCCATCTCCACCTGCACCTGACCAGCTGCACTTCTTTTCCCGTCACTTCTCCCATGTGCTCCCCTTTCCCCTCTTCTTCTTCCCTCTGTATATCATTTTATTCCCTCTGTATATCATTTTAAAAATAAATAACAATGGGCCTTACAGAGAGATGATAGGCCGTATAGATCCGGACATTTTGAGTATCTACGAGATTCAAATCCGATATGTTAGATTTTGGTTCTAACAAGCCGGATTCGGATATAACATATCAATTTTGGTCTAATTTATATCGCATTTTAAAATCTATAAAATAATCATATATCATTTGAATTCATGATATATCTATTTGGTTCAGATAAATTAAAATAAAGTTAAAAACAAAACAAAAGAAATATATTTATTTATTTACGTAGAACTGTATATTTAAGGTACTTATTTAATATAACATACCCATTTTGGTCTAATTTATATCGCATCTTAAAATCTATAAAATAATCATATATCATTTGAATTCATGATATATCTATTTGGTTCAGATAAATTAAAATAAAGTTAAAAACAAAACAAAAGAAATATATTTATTTATTTACGTAGAACTGTATATTTAAGGTACTTATTTAAATTTTCAATACTTCTTTATATATCATATCAAAATAAAGATGAAATTGAATTTTTGAAATACATATTTATGTTTCAAATATTTATATTGCATACTAGTTTAGATATTCGGATCGATTTTTTGGGTTTTATTTCGAGTTTTTGGTTTTTATTTTATTTTTCGAGTTACTCATTCGAATTCAGATTCGGTCAAAAATATTTCGAATTCAAATATGTTTTATAATATCCTATAAATTCCATTCATGTGTTTTTTTTTTTCATTTCTGACCGGATATAAATGGGATTCTTTTTGGTTTGGGTTCAGTTCAGATTTCATACGTCCAGGCCTAACCAATATGTTTAACTATAAATCTATACAAGTGGAAGGAGTAAGCAAAAAACGAGGGGGAATGGTCAAGAAGGCCAACCCTACTTTAACTCTTTACCAAGACACAGAGGAGTCACAGAAACTTCACACGTGTAAATTTGTCACGTTTTCTTTTGTGTTTTGTCTGAGAATAACCAAACTTTGGCTTACTCATCACTACAAATTTAACGAATTACATTGTAGTGTTTTTTTTGTCTTGTGTATATAATATAGAGTCACACTAAAATTCACTCCAGTTTAACAAACGATCAATTTTAAATAATTACTAGCTGCTCTTTTGATTTAGAGAGGAAAAAGGAGAAAATATGCATCATCATTTGGAGACGACGACAAATCAACCACTTTGTCCTAAGCCACGTCGTGTGTGTCCTTCTCTTCCTGATTTTCTCAAGCCTCTCTCAAGTTCACTACACTCTTCCAACTGGTAACATTATACATTGTTTGTATTATTGTATATATCTGTTTTCAGTTACATTTATATGGCCTAGATTGTTTGTATATGTATGTTTTCAATTATATATGGTATAGACTCTAGATTGTTTGTAGATATATTTGTTTTCAGTTATTACGGTCTAGATTGTTTGTATAGTATTGTTTTCAATTACGTTTGGTGTCTTGCGTTTCCATGTCACAAACAAACAAAAAGACATTTGATGAAAAACTAGAAAATGCTTTAAAAGTTTTTCTTTTCCCTAATATATAGGAAGAAATAAAGTTACAAAAATATATAGGCAAAAATAAACGTAAGCTTCGTTTTTAATTAATCAAAGGCTATATATATAGATTCTCCCATGCATGCTTTTCGTTATATTTCCTGGAATTCATCATGATATGCCCCGACATGTTTGTGCCTCAATCAGTCAACAAAGTTCGGAGGGAAGAAGCGGCATTCTCAACATAATTGATAAGGTCATACACCCATACTTGCTGTCTTCATCATCATAGATAATATTTCCAAACTTGCATGCATGCATGGTTTCTGAGCTTTTTCAAAAAAAAAAAAAGCATGGTTTCTGAGTGTTATTAATTAAATATATATTATACTGTGGTTGGCGCAGCCGATAGAAGGTGGAACAATAGAGTGGTATACAGGGTCACCACCTAAGAGAACCAGGAATCCTCTTGTCCACGACCTTCATTTCGTTCACTGCCATGACCTTCTCCCCAATTTCCCAAGCACCAAGGCTTGATCTTCACATCTTTGTAGACGATTTATGCATACACAACCGTACAAACAAACAAACAAAAAGAAAAGAAAAACTTTAAACTGGTCGCTCATGCTTTGCACCAACAAGTTTGAAGTTTATTCTTTGAAGAAATGTATTAGATTTTCTTGATCACCAAGAGTACACTGAGGTCAGCACAATTAATACTGCTTATTCAATCAGCACCCACTTAGTACACACTGAACGCATAGACTTAAATAGAACGGTTAAATACATATATGTATTAGAGCTTGGATGTTTTCGCTATAATATGTAGCATTTTCTCTTTTTAGTTTGGATGACTTGTTTTGTACCTGCCTTGTGTTTCCTTAATTTTATAAACTTCTTGTGATTATTTTAAGTTTGTTATGCCTTGTATATATGGTGATATTAAAGCGAGTATTTGAGACATTTCCCCTACTTAAACAGAACTTCGTTTCTCAAAAGACAAATAAGTGACCATGGTTGTGTTTATGGAGATTAGAGCGAGTAATCTTATATTATCTCCCTATTACAAGAACGTATGTTTTTATAAAGGTTTCGGACATGTCAAATGCCTGCGGCAAATGCAGCAAGGAAGAGATGCATTGATTCAAACATGATTTAGAGAGATACTGGATCCAGTAAGTAGCTAAAGAGATTGATACCAAAAGGGTATACTGTGATGAGCCGGATGGCTGCGTGTGGGACCTAAAGTGGTCATAGTCAGTGGCGGATATAGGTAGGCCAAGGAGGTAGCACTTGCACCCATGAAAAATTTAAATTCTGTTTGATGTTACTTATTTTTTTAGTCATTTCCCCTTACTAAAATCATATTATATCTTCAATTTCTGTGTTTATATGTAATTTGCCCCCATCCAAAAAATTGTCTACATCCGCCGCTGGTCATAGTAATAGTTTGAACAATTGCTTTGGTGGGTTGAGCCGGCCCTTGCAGTAGTGCAAAGCATGAGCAACACATAAAAACCCATATAGCAAGCTATATTTTTAGGATTCCTCCCTCAAAATATCGAGTTAATATCGAACAGGTTGATGGCCCACATATCAGATATTAAACTGATAAGAACATATACTACACTTGATCTTAGCCAAAAGGCCGAGAAAGGTATGATTTGTAACAATGGCTCGACTTCTATTTTATAGTGCTAAGGTTATGACTAACTTTCTTTAGCTTAGCGATGTGGGACTTGAGTGTTGACCAAAAAGAAAAGCTATGTGGGACTTGAGAAAGAGACTCTTTAACGGCCAATGTGCGGTGTACATCGAATATAACGAATCTTGGAACTTTGCAAATCTTGAAGAAGAAATCTTGAGGTGGTGTTAATTAAATTGTTAATTAAATCTCAGCTATCTATTTCATGTGCGGTGTACGTAAGATCAGAATTCTAACCAAAGAGGTTGCTCTTATGGTTCCGGGACTGCAAACAGAAGGTTTTCATCATCTTGAGGATCAGAACCATTGAAATAGGCAGTGCTATGACAAAAGTAACAGCCAGTCTAGTTTTCCTCACCTTAATATGAATTGAAGAGATGTGCACACGCAGCCACAACGGCTTTAAGTCTTACGAGATCTCAGCAGTGGTACGAGCCGTTTGTGCTCGCGTAACTGGTGCCGTGATTACAGGTAAGAGTAGAGATAACTTGATTGCAAAGCTTCCTTTAACCCTAGTCTCTCTCTGAGAATAAGGTTAATGCTGGAAGATAATTCTTTATTGATAATTAGATATGTTTATATAGGGCTATTACAAATCATAACCCTAAGTAAGAAAGGAAAACTACTTAATATCTAGAATAGGAAAAATACCAAATCTCTATTAATGCTTTAAGGAAGATACTAGTTTCTAGTCTTCTTTCTCTGGTACGTGATACCATAACGTGTATCAAGCAGCTGATGGCGCCACCTTATCTTCATGCTAGTAACATTCAATGCATAAGCAAAAACATCTTAGCAAAGACATATAAGGTGCTGATGATGATGGGTGGGTTCATGTTAACTTAATTGATTGGTTTAGGAAATTAAGTTATTCTCTGTCCGCCTTTGAAGTCATTTGTTTAAGTCATCATCTCTCCGAGGCTTGCATTGTCATCACCGGTTAACTTGTAACTTCTTGTCTAGTTCAGTTCTACTCTCTCTTTCTTATATCTATTTCATATTACATATGAGTGAATGACTCTGAGTTCAAAGTACTTTTTAGTTAAGTGAATGATCTTAATTTCATTCAATTGTTTGTGTGTATTGTAGCTAACAGTGCACAAGTGTGGCTACTTTTAAACTTCCAGAAAATTCAGTTTGCTGAGCTGAACATAACTATGAACTAAGCTTTGCTAATGAAGTCTAGTGCCAGGTTTTGAAGATGAGAGCATAACATCTACGATCCCTCCACCACCAGAGATTGAAGCTCCTTCACTTCGTCCTCCTCCTCCTCCTCCTTAGTTTTTTTACTGCTACACCCCCCCTAGTTGACCTTCTCGACTCCACCCGAAGTCATTGCACATGCGGTGTGGCCAATCTCATCCCTCTCGCATCTCAACTCCTGCTTCTCCTACCTCTTGCGGCCTTCCTCTAGTTCACAATATTCACGTTGAGTGGTTGGTTTGACCATTTAATGTTTCATTAATAAGAATTTTCCTTATCTTGTTACAAGAAAAGAATGTATGTTTTTTTAAATACAAATGTTTTGTATATATCAAGTGCCTGCAGCAAATGCAGTAAGGAGGAGATACATTTTCTCAAATATAATTTTAGAGAGATTAGGTCCAGTGAGAGATGGAAGAAGCTAAGAGAGATACCATGAGGGTGTTAAAATTTACTTGATTGGTTTTGTGATGGGCGTGTTCCTGCCAAGACAACAAGTAATAAAGACCAAGTTAATGAGTTGAACTATTGCTCTGGTGGGTTAAGCCAAGCCTTGCAGCAGTGCAACGCATGGACGATTCATGGAAGGCCAGATAGCAAGCTATCATGACAGACTTCCTCCCTTAAAAAATAGAGTTAATATCGAGAAGGCCTATGGCCAACATATCAGATATTAAACTGATAAGAACAGATACTACACTTGATCTTAGCCAAAAGGCCGAGAAAGGTATGAATTGAAATTAGGACTCGGCTTTCTTTTTGTAGCGCTAATGTTATGACCACTCTTTATCTTACCGATGTGGGACATGAAAAGTAGCCTCTTTAGTAATCTTTAAACAAACAATATACTAAAACTTCACGAATCTTTGCAAATCTAGAAAAGTAAATTTGAGGTGGTGTTAAGTGAATCTTAGCGATCTATTTCATGTGCAGTGTACGTAAGATCAAAATCCTAACCAAAGAGGTTGCTCTTATTGTTCTGGGACTGCAAACAAAAGGTTTTAATCATCTTGAGGATCAGAACCATGGAACAGGCAAAAAGCTATGACCAAAGTAATAACCAGTCTGGTTTTCCTCACCTTAATATGAATTGGAGATATGTGCACAAGCAGCCACAACAGGCTTACGAGATCTCACCTGCTGATGGGGGATATCGTATTTTCCTCCCAGTAGCACTCAAGACATTAGCAAAGAGGCCACCGGCAGCACATGCAGGATGATGGTTGGGTTCCTATTAGCTTTATTCTCTGTTTGCCTTCGAATGCATTATAATTCTAGGTTAACTTGTAAACTAGTTTCTTTCCTAGTTCAGTTCTACTCTCTCTCTATATTTCATACTATGTATGAGTGAATGAATGACTCTTGAGTTTCGAAGTACGTGAAGTGAAAGTTCTAAATACAGTCAATTGTTTGTGTGTGCTGGAGCTAACAGAACTTACAGAACACGGTAAGAAAATCAGATGTCTGGGAAGTTTAGGTATACATGTCTAAATAAGATGATTGATGGGTTAATTAGAAAACTAGCATCCTATGACTCCAATCGTTTTGACTTATAGAACCTCCCTGAAGCAGGTGAATCTTAGAAATAAAGTGCATGTTCTATGTGTTTATATTTCAGGACGAATCTATAAGGAGGCTAGGTGATTGGAACAAGTATATACAGTATAAACTCTTTAAATTAATACTCTATAAATTGATATACATTAAAAATCTCTATAAAATAATATAATTTTATAGTCTCAAATTGAGTTTTTGGTTCAATTAGTATATCCATAAATTAATATCTCTATAAATTAATAAAAAATTATAGTTTTGGTGTAGTCCCAACATTATTAATTTATAGAGGTTTCACTGGCGTTGTGATCAAGAGAGCAAGAAAACAGAATCAGCTCCCTAACCTAATATGTGATGTGATGGACATTGCCTTTCTTCTTGTTTCTTGCATCTCAACTCCTGCTTCTCCTACCTCTGATTCACAAACGTCATCACTCGTTGTGTTTTTTGGTTTTTCTTTTTTTGGGTTGTATTTTAATTTTCTTTTTATAAGAATCTTCGTTTAGTGAGCAGAACTAAAGAGGTGGGTGCGTGGGAGAACATATAGTTGAACATCGTTAAAGAGTAATAGTTCGAAGTTTGAACTATTTGCTTTGGTGGGTTGAGCCAGTCCGTGCACTAGTGCAACGCATGGGCAACTCATGGAAACCCATATAGCAAGCTATATTGTCAGGCTTCTTCCCTCAAAATATTGAGTTAATATCGAGCAGGCCCATGGCCCACATATCAAATATTAAACTGATAAGAACAGATACTACACTTGATCTTAGCCAAAAGGCCGAGAAAGGTATGATTTGTAACAAATGCTCGACTTCTATTTTATAGCGCTAAGGTTATGACTACCTTTCTTTAGCTTACTGATGTGGGACTTGGGAAATAGCCTCTTTAGTTCTGTTTAACCAAATAATACGATAACTTCACGAACCTTGAAACTTTGCAAATCTAGAAGAAGAAAATTTGAGGTGGGGTTAATTGAATCTCAGCTATCTATGTCATATGCCCATAAGAGGATCTTATCCTATGGAGTATGGTTTTATTACTTTGAGAGCTTGAGCCAAAAAGATGGAAAACTTTAAAAGTTGTTCCTTGGAAAGCAAACATAAAAGTTTGGATCATACTGAGGATCAGAACCATGGAAACAGGCAAAGCTATGACCAAGGTAATAAACCAGTCTTGTTACCTCATCGTAATATGGATTGGAGAAATGTGCACCGTTTGAAGCTATTGCTGGTGAAAGGGAAGGGGAAGAAACACCTTGAGGAGGGATTATGCAAATGGTTTGAGACGAGAACTTAATACATTTGAGAAGTTTTCTTTCATGACTTATAGTTATAGAATTTGTTTTTTTCTAAATGTCAAAAACGGTAGCACTTGATGTAAAAATGTTTTGATTGAATAAATTTTACATTCATTCAAAAAAAAAAAAAAAAAAGAAATGTGCACCGTATTGATCAATACTCAATAGTTGTGTTGGGGATTGAAACTGATTCATAACATGGTTCTTGTGCTAATTGTGCATATGAGTGAATTGCAGAAGCAAAAGATGTTAGGTTCGAAACTCCATTAGTATTAAGAACATATGAAAAAGACCAAAACAAACTTGGGTGTTTGTCCATTAACACATTGATGGAGCGTTAACTTAGAAGATTATAATATACCAAAACCACAAATAAAAAGCAGAGTTTTCCAAATCATCTTCATAGGATGGAGCATGCCTTCTGCGCTTTGCTCTTTTTCTTCTTCTGCTTAGGAGGTTGCAACACCACTCGTATGGCAGCGTCAAACACTGCCTTTACATTCTACACTCAAAAACATTTATAAAATTAACTTTATAGTGATCAAGACTAGAAGAAACCTGTCATGGAGTGCACTAACCAAAAAAAAAATACCTCTTGAGATTTGGAACTGCATTCGATGTAAAAAGGTGCTTCTATTAGCTTCTTCAGCTCCTCTCCCTGAGCAGTAGAGATTGGGACAGCACCAGGATGGTCGATGAAGAACTGCTTATCATCTCGAAGATCTGTGAGATATGAGCAGCAACACACACACACGCATTGTGTCACGATCTAGCCATTAAAACGTGAGAGATGAGCAAAATAATGAAAAAGCTCACCAAGCTTTGATCCAACAAGGATAATGGGGACACCAGGTGCGTAATGTTTCAACTCCGGGATCCACTGCAAACACACAATGGTGAACTTTGTGAGAAAGAGAGAGATAACAACAATAAGACCAAAAGAAAGATCTTTGATTAAATTATGTTACCTTTTTGGAGACGTTTTCGTAACTGGCTTTACTGATAAGAGAGAAGGCCAATATGAAAACATCTGCTCCACGGTAGCTTAGTGGTCTTAATCTGTTGTAATCCTCTTGCCCTGTTTTAATCATAATAGTAAAATCTCAGATTCAAAATCAAAATTTCAGAAAATCAAGATAAGTTTATATGAAGAACCTGCAGTATCCCACAATCCAAGATTGACGGTGGCTCCATTAACCACCACATTTGCACTGAAATTATCGAAAACGGTGGGCACATAATCCTGTAATGCTTAGAAAAACAAGAACATGATGAGATGTTGTTGTGCAGATGAAAATCTATTTAAAGAATGAACAGAGGTAAAAAGTTGGACAGAACCGTAGGGAAAGTGTTGCTAGTGTAAGAAATCAACAAACATGTTTTTCCGACAGCTCCATCACCAACCGTCACACACTTTACAAATCTTGAAGCGCTCATTTTCTCTACTCGAAGATTATTTGTTAATACTTTCAGGGGGGAAAAACCAAAAATAAAAAGAAAAGCTCAAAGATTTTGTTAATTTTCTTCTTCGTTGTCTGGATGCTCAACCTCAATCGAGCATCTGGGCATTCTTGAAAAATGAAAGAACTTTGTCCCGAAAACTAGAAACCCTATGAGCCCAAAGAAAGAGGGGAAGTAACAACAACAACAAAAAAAGGTGACAGAAACGAGAACAAAGAGTTTGTTAGTTAGTTAGTTAGTTAGCTTTTGCCCGGGAAAAATGGTGTTGAAACGTTCTCTGTCTATTTCTGACTATTGTGGATTTCCACACCAAAAAACTTATATATTATTACAAATTGTTTATGTATGTGTAATTTTATCAAGGAGTTGTGTCTTTTTTCTGCTGCCCAAATCAAATCTCATTTCAATCTTTAATAGCGAATCCTTTCTTTATTGCTTACAAATCATGACAGTTGTTTTAATTAGAGCGATATACACTCTACGGCCCTAACTAACAAACGCTAACCATGGTTACGTTGCAGCATAATTATACGCACTCCTAACGAAATGCTATATTGTTTGTTGTAAATGGGACACACATGTGACATGTGTATAAGCAACACTTGAGAGAGGTTCTTATTGAAACATTAGAAAATGGGGAAACAACGACTTGAGGGGTTTCCTCAATCTAATGGCTTTTGTTTGGATATGCGTTAGAAAATCTCAACGTCTATGTCTTGACTCTCGAGGTTTACATTGCTAGGGTTTCACAAAAAATTTGATCCTTAGGTTTCCTGTCTCATTGATATGACAGACTCGTGGATCCTCTCTTCTTGTAGATTATTACCAAAGAACATAACTTTCAACCTTCATTATTGGCCAATGGCATTAATCGTGAAGAAGAATAAACAAAAAATGTAGCAACTTTATAAGCTGACAAAAACATTAAATTTAAATCACCAAGGAGATTAAGAGCTCATCTCCTTTTTTTTGGCATCACCAAGTACCCACCCCCAACTTTACTTAGAAAACTAATAAATTAGAATGACATAAAATAGATTGGTTAGAGATTCTGATTGAGATAGCTCTCATCAGGCTCTTGGGTTTAGACAGGACAAAGTGATATCCTGAAAAACCTTTAGCCTCTTCTTGTCCACCACTTTCGTCCCTGTCCCCAAAACAGCCATGATCATGGCTTCTTCAAACTCCTTGTTGTCTGGTAACCCACACTCCATTGCTTTCTTCTCCATTGACAATCTTCTCTTAGCGTTTGTCTCTCCCTCATCACCACCACCACCACAACTCAACATTCCCATTGTTGTTGTTTGGCTAGAAGATCTCGTTCTCTTGAGCTTCTCGTTATTGGAAGAGATGAATGGTTTTGCATCCACCCTTAATGGGTTGTTTACAACATTCACATTCGTCTTCACGTTCTCGTCACTCAAATCTAGCTTTGCCTTGAGCTTCACGTTAAAAGGCTGAGGCTGCTGCTGCCATACAGAGGAGGAAGACCCGAATGGTTTTGGATCGACCCTTAATGTCTTCACGTTCTCGTCACCATATCCATCCGGCTTTGCCTTGGGCTTCACGCTCTCTTCTCTACAGGGCTGAGGCTGCCATACAGAGGAAGACCCAAACATCGCATCGAAAAGCCTCCTCTGCTCAACTCTATCACCCCCTCCTCTCCTCATCGTTTCAGAACCAAGATCACTGAGCATCTGTTGCGCTCTCTCGTAAGCCTTTAGGTGAGAATCCACTCCTCTAGGAGCATCCACCACCGCTGGCTTCACACGTCTTAACGTCTCTTTAGCTTCATCGATCCTGCCTTGCTTCATAAGACAGATACCGAGATTACACATCTTGTTGTTGTCCGGTGCGATAGACAAGGCTCTCCTGTACGCTTCTTCAGCTTCAACGAAGTTATCTCTCTGCATCAAAGCCCATCCCAAGTTACCCAGTAGCCGAGTGGCTTCTTGCTCCACAGAGACTTGAAACTTCTTCCCCTGAGACCTAGCGGTTTTGGTTCGTTTGCCGTTAAAGGCTAGTCCTTTCTGTATCAACAAGAGCTTGTGTTTCAAAAGTGCGATCTGGTCATCTAATCTCCCACATCTCTGCAAACAACAACATACACAAAATCAAACAGTTGCAAAAGGAAACAGGGGAGATTGGGGTTTTTGTGTAAAAGGAAGGACCTTGTAGAGAT
This sequence is a window from Brassica oleracea var. oleracea cultivar TO1000 chromosome C1, BOL, whole genome shotgun sequence. Protein-coding genes within it:
- the LOC106295524 gene encoding protein POLLENLESS 3-LIKE 2-like isoform X1, which codes for MMKDVFRPTKSAPCSPPKPLGISRTRSESFHAIHKVPIGDSPYVRAKNVQLVEKDPERAIPMFWSAINAGDRVDSALKDMAIVMKQQDRAEEAIEAIKSLRVRCSDQAQESLDNILLDLYKRCGRLDDQIALLKHKLLLIQKGLAFNGKRTKTARSQGKKFQVSVEQEATRLLGNLGWALMQRDNFVEAEEAYRRALSIAPDNNKMCNLGICLMKQGRIDEAKETLRRVKPAVVDAPRGVDSHLKAYERAQQMLSDLGSETMRRGGGDRVEQRRLFDAMFGSSSVWQPQPCREESVKPKAKPDGYGDENVKTLRVDPKPFGSSSSVWQQQPQPFNVKLKAKLDLSDENVKTNVNVVNNPLRVDAKPFISSNNEKLKRTRSSSQTTTMGMLSCGGGGDEGETNAKRRLSMEKKAMECGLPDNKEFEEAMIMAVLGTGTKVVDKKRLKVFQDITLSCLNPRA
- the LOC106295524 gene encoding protein POLLENLESS 3-LIKE 2-like isoform X2; translation: MMKDVFRPTKSAPCSPPKPLGISRTRSESFHAIHKVPIGDSPYVRAKNVQLVEKDPERAIPMFWSAINAGDRVDSALKDMAIVMKQQDRAEEAIEAIKSLRVRCSDQAQESLDNILLDLYKRCGRLDDQIALLKHKLLLIQKGLAFNGKRTKTARSQGKKFQVSVEQEATRLLGNLGWALMQRDNFVEAEEAYRRALSIAPDNNKMCNLGICLMKQGRIDEAKETLRRVKPAVVDAPRGVDSHLKAYERAQQMLSDLGSETMRRGGGDRVEQRRLFDAMFGSSSVWQPQPCREESVKPKAKPDGYGDENVKTNVNVVNNPLRVDAKPFISSNNEKLKRTRSSSQTTTMGMLSCGGGGDEGETNAKRRLSMEKKAMECGLPDNKEFEEAMIMAVLGTGTKVVDKKRLKVFQDITLSCLNPRA
- the LOC106293338 gene encoding rac-like GTP-binding protein RHO1, which gives rise to MSASRFVKCVTVGDGAVGKTCLLISYTSNTFPTDYVPTVFDNFSANVVVNGATVNLGLWDTAGQEDYNRLRPLSYRGADVFILAFSLISKASYENVSKKWIPELKHYAPGVPIILVGSKLDLRDDKQFFIDHPGAVPISTAQGEELKKLIEAPFYIECSSKSQENVKAVFDAAIRVVLQPPKQKKKKSKAQKACSIL